TCTGGCGTCCGCGAAGTAGACGTCCTCGTCGACGACGCCGATGCCCTCCAGCCGTTCGAGCGCGTATCGGACGGTGCGAGCCGACAGCATCGACTCCTGGACGATCCCCTTCTGGGTCAGCGGTCCGTTGTACTCGAGCACCTTGAAGACGAGCTTGGCGCTCGGCGGGAGGTCGTCGAGGCCCTCCGTTTGAGTTCCTTCCATCGTTACGATTCGAAACCGCACACGGTGATAAATGTTGATGGAGTATTCCCGCTGAAACGCCGTTTACCGG
The sequence above is a segment of the Halorubrum sp. 2020YC2 genome. Coding sequences within it:
- a CDS encoding helix-turn-helix domain-containing protein; the encoded protein is MEGTQTEGLDDLPPSAKLVFKVLEYNGPLTQKGIVQESMLSARTVRYALERLEGIGVVDEDVYFADARQNLYKLTEPAQEFTADESEASCTAD